The following coding sequences lie in one Fusarium poae strain DAOMC 252244 chromosome 1, whole genome shotgun sequence genomic window:
- the SYM1 gene encoding Protein required for ethanol metabolism (TransMembrane:1 (n17-28c35/36o55-75i)~BUSCO:50245at5125) produces the protein MSSFIRWYNARLAARPLLTQSVTTAFLFATGDVTAQQLVEKKGAQKHDLVRTGRMALYGGFVFGPVATTWFAFLARRVTVRNNKKAEVLARVACDQLGFAPVMIGVFLGSMATMEGKSAKERIDKSWWPALKANWMLWPAVQVINFSLIPLQYRLFFANVIAIGWNSYLSWVNSQ, from the exons ATGTCGTCTTTTATTCGTTG GTACAACGCCAGATTGGCTGCGCGTCCATTGCTTACTCAAAGTGTAACCACGGCGTTTCTGTTTGCTACTGGTGATGTTACAGCTCAACAGCTTGTCGAGAAAAAGGGTGCTCAGAAACATGACTTGGTTCGAACAGGCCGAATGGCCCTCTACGGTGGCT TTGTTTTCGGTCCCGTTGCAACAACTTGGTTCGCCTTTCTCGCCCGCAGGGTCACCGTGAGAAACAACAAGAAGGCTGAGGTTCTCGCCCGTGTTGCTTGCGACCAGCTTGGCTTTGCGCCTGTCATGATAGGTGTCTTCCTGGGTAGCATGGCCACCATGGAAGGCAAGAGCGCAAAGGAGCGCATCGACAAGTCCTGGTGGCCCGCTCTAAAGGCTAACTGGATGCTCTGGCCTGCTGTCCAGGTCATCAACTTCTCGCTCATCCCCTTACAATATCGTCTTTTCTTTGCCAATGTCATTGCTATTGGCTGGAACTCGTATTTGAGTTGGGTCAATTCCCAATAG
- a CDS encoding hypothetical protein (BUSCO:46206at5125), which produces MLPSSVRRVVASAISSTPQTGVVSSFASATIKTTPVFVQNQQRRYSSSKPSKSDNGPNDISADQSVPATSTPKSGGEKRKRKSNKDASDRAASMKKLPSVPSTHHMSQEALGLSSFFSLHRPISVTQTMPRAVTDEHFASIFAARSRNNKLADTESTLSSTIEQLEGPMAQMTIGGQEGQEVMHKVDIKNPDGTESSMYLQIDTMSGEFLPFRPPPLPQAQAAGEPENAVAEAEAVEDVPQHRVYKALFTIEESTDPDGQIRIMAHSPRIMQDQPRSFLERLALRQLKFDEAQGRRDMHAISVKRQRKLKMKKKKYKKLMKRTRVLRRKLDRT; this is translated from the exons ATGTTGCCTTCATCAGTGCGCCGTGTCGTCGCCTCCGCCATCTCCTCTACCCCTCAGACCGGTGTTGTGTCTTCCTTCGCCTCAGCCACTATAAAAACGACTCCTGTCTTTGTTCAAAATCAACAGCGACGATACTCCTCCTCGAAACCCTCCAAATCCGATAATGGCCCCAACGACATTTCAGCTGACCAGTCGGTTCCTGCTACTTCAACGCCTAAGTCCGGCGGCGAGAAGCGGAAACGCAAGAGCAACAAGGATGCCTCCGATCGAGCGGCTTCTATGAAGAAGCTGCCCAGCGTCCCCAGCACGCATCACATGTCACAAGAAG CTCTTGGTCTATCAAGTTTCTTCTCACTACACAGACCGATCTCTGTTACCCAGACCATGCCCCGAGCCGTGACCGATGAGCACTTTGCCTCCATCTTTGCCGCACGAAGCAGAAACAACAAGCTGGCTGACACCGAATCGACGCTCTCCAGTACTATCGAGCAGCTGGAAGGTCCTATGGCCCAGATGACCATTGGTGGACAAGAGGGCCAGGAGGTTATGCACAAGGTTGATATCAAGAACCCCGATGGTACCGAGTCGAGCATGTACCTCCAGATTGACACCATGTCTGGGGAATTTCTCCCCTTCCGGCCTCCTCCTCTGCCACAAGCCCAGGCTGCTGGCGAGCCAGAGAACGCTGTCGCGGAAGCGGAAGCCGTGGAGGACGTTCCCCAGCACCGTGTTTACAAAGCCCTCTTCACCATTGAGGAGTCTACAGACCCCGATGGTCAGATCCGCATCATGGCTCACAGCCCCCGAATCATGCAAGATCAACCGCGCAGCTTTCTCGAGCGTCTGGCCCTCCGCCAACTCAAATTTGACGAGGCACAAGGCCGCCGCGACATGCACGCTATTAGTGTGAAGAGACAACGGAAgctcaagatgaagaagaagaagtacaagaagttgatgaagaggacGCGAGTCCTGCGCCGCAAGTTGGACCGAACTTAG